In the genome of Rhodoplanes sp. Z2-YC6860, one region contains:
- a CDS encoding ribonuclease D has translation MTIRLHRGDLPDLSRYTGPAVAVDTEAMGLDPKRDRLCVVQLSPGDGSADVVQIPANNIQAPNLKKLMADPKVLKIFHFARFDIGMIFNTLGVMPEPLYCTRTASRLARTYTDKHGLKDLSRELLGIDMSKQQQSSDWGADKLSDAQLAYAASDVLHLHELKDKLDVMLAREGRMELAAACFRFLPDRSKLDLAGWAAEDIFAHS, from the coding sequence ATGACCATTCGCCTGCACCGCGGCGATCTTCCCGATCTTTCGCGCTACACCGGTCCTGCCGTCGCGGTCGACACCGAAGCCATGGGCCTCGATCCGAAGCGCGACCGGCTCTGTGTCGTACAGCTGTCGCCGGGCGACGGCTCGGCCGATGTGGTGCAGATTCCCGCGAACAACATCCAGGCGCCCAACCTGAAGAAGCTGATGGCCGATCCGAAGGTCTTGAAGATCTTCCATTTCGCGCGCTTCGACATCGGCATGATCTTCAACACGCTCGGCGTGATGCCGGAGCCGCTTTACTGCACGCGGACCGCGTCACGGCTCGCCCGCACCTACACCGACAAGCACGGCCTCAAAGACCTCTCGCGCGAGTTGCTCGGCATCGACATGTCGAAGCAGCAGCAATCCTCGGACTGGGGCGCCGACAAGCTGTCCGACGCCCAGCTCGCCTATGCGGCCTCCGACGTGCTCCACCTGCACGAGCTGAAAGACAAGCTCGACGTCATGCTGGCCCGGGAGGGCCGCATGGAACTGGCCGCGGCTTGCTTCCGCTTCCTGCCCGACCGGTCGAAGCTTGACCTGGCTGGCTGGGCCGCCGAAGACATTTTCGCCCATTCGTGA
- a CDS encoding LptA/OstA family protein, protein MLIATAAHAAAQPNANKGNAATNNASPNNNALQGFSQNRNQPVQIEAASLEVRDKEKKATFTGNVKVVQGDTTMRCKSLVVFYDSQGQQQQQSGAQPMKAAAPGPGGSSSISRLEASGGVTVTQKDQVATGERADFDMKTNTVILRGNVVVTQGGNIMRGDRLTVDLTSGVSRVDGSGPVKLLIPQTGSSADGKSGSGMGGLGGLGGMGSKNGLLPGSPRQNSSN, encoded by the coding sequence ATGCTGATCGCAACCGCAGCACACGCCGCAGCGCAGCCGAACGCCAACAAGGGCAACGCTGCGACCAACAACGCGTCCCCCAACAACAACGCACTGCAGGGGTTTTCGCAGAACCGCAATCAGCCGGTGCAGATCGAAGCCGCATCGCTTGAAGTGCGCGACAAGGAGAAGAAGGCGACCTTCACCGGCAACGTGAAGGTGGTTCAGGGCGACACCACCATGCGCTGCAAATCGCTGGTGGTGTTCTATGACTCGCAAGGACAACAGCAGCAGCAGTCGGGCGCGCAGCCCATGAAGGCGGCGGCGCCCGGCCCCGGCGGATCTTCATCGATCAGCCGGCTGGAGGCCAGCGGGGGCGTCACCGTCACCCAGAAGGACCAGGTCGCGACTGGCGAGCGTGCCGATTTCGACATGAAGACCAACACCGTCATCCTGCGGGGCAACGTGGTGGTCACCCAGGGCGGCAACATCATGCGCGGCGACCGCCTGACGGTCGACCTGACGAGCGGGGTGTCGCGGGTCGACGGGTCCGGCCCGGTCAAGCTTCTGATCCCGCAGACCGGCTCCTCGGCAGACGGCAAGTCGGGCTCCGGCATGGGCGGCCTCGGAGGCCTTGGTGGCATGGGCTCAAAAAATGGGCTCTTGCCGGGCAGCCCGCGGCAAAACTCATCAAACTAA
- the aroA gene encoding 3-phosphoshikimate 1-carboxyvinyltransferase, translating into MSHASAPQPLTARRAGPLTGRVRVPGDKSISHRALILGALSVGETKITGLLEGEDVINTSKAMQAMGASVNRTGEGVWSIRGVGVAGFAEPAAPLDFGNSGTGCRLVMGAVAGCPITALFDGDASLRKRPMRRILDPLEKIGARIMEIGEGGRLPVTLKGARDPLPIVFEAPVPSAQLKSAVLLAGLAAPGATTVIETEATRDHTEKLLKHFGAHVRVTAEGEHGRRITLEGQPELEGASVVVPADPSSAAFPLVAALIVPGSELILEGVMMNPLRTGLLTTLKEMGAEFEKLSERNEGGEDVADLRVRACTLKGVDVPPERAPSMIDEYPILAVAAAFAEGTTRMRGLKELRVKESDRLAATAAMLQVNGVAVEIVDDDLIVHGNGRAPGGGVVATHMDHRLAMSALMMGLGSEKPVGVDDAAFIATSFTGFTELMRKLGGDFSD; encoded by the coding sequence ATGTCGCATGCGTCCGCGCCCCAGCCCTTGACCGCCCGCCGCGCCGGGCCGCTGACCGGCCGTGTCCGGGTGCCGGGCGACAAATCGATCTCGCACCGGGCGCTGATCCTCGGCGCGCTGTCGGTCGGCGAGACGAAAATTACCGGGCTCCTGGAGGGCGAAGACGTCATCAACACCAGCAAGGCCATGCAGGCGATGGGCGCGAGCGTGAACCGCACCGGCGAGGGCGTCTGGAGCATCCGCGGCGTGGGCGTCGCCGGCTTCGCCGAGCCGGCCGCGCCGCTCGATTTCGGCAACTCCGGCACGGGATGCCGGCTGGTGATGGGCGCGGTCGCGGGCTGCCCGATCACCGCGTTGTTCGACGGCGACGCGAGTCTTCGCAAGCGGCCGATGCGGCGCATCCTCGACCCGCTGGAGAAGATCGGCGCCCGCATCATGGAGATCGGCGAAGGCGGCCGGCTGCCGGTGACGCTGAAAGGCGCGCGCGATCCGCTGCCCATCGTGTTCGAGGCGCCGGTGCCCTCCGCCCAGCTCAAATCTGCGGTGCTGCTCGCGGGACTTGCCGCCCCCGGCGCCACCACGGTGATCGAGACGGAAGCCACCCGGGACCACACCGAAAAGCTGCTCAAGCATTTCGGCGCTCATGTGCGCGTGACCGCCGAGGGCGAGCACGGCCGGCGCATCACGCTCGAGGGCCAGCCGGAACTCGAGGGCGCGTCAGTGGTGGTGCCGGCCGATCCCTCGTCGGCGGCATTCCCGCTCGTTGCGGCTCTGATCGTGCCGGGCTCCGAACTGATCCTGGAAGGCGTGATGATGAATCCGCTGCGCACCGGACTTCTCACCACGCTGAAGGAGATGGGCGCGGAGTTCGAGAAGCTCTCCGAGCGCAACGAGGGCGGCGAGGACGTCGCTGACCTGCGCGTCAGAGCCTGTACCCTGAAGGGCGTCGACGTGCCGCCGGAGCGCGCACCTTCGATGATCGATGAGTATCCGATCCTCGCGGTCGCGGCCGCCTTCGCCGAGGGCACCACGCGGATGCGCGGACTGAAGGAGCTGCGCGTCAAGGAATCCGACCGGCTCGCCGCGACCGCGGCAATGCTACAGGTCAACGGAGTCGCGGTCGAGATCGTCGATGACGACCTGATCGTGCACGGCAACGGCCGCGCGCCGGGCGGCGGCGTGGTCGCGACCCATATGGATCATCGGCTGGCGATGTCGGCACTGATGATGGGGCTCGGCAGCGAGAAGCCGGTCGGCGTGGACGACGCGGCCTTCATCGCCACGAGCTTCACGGGCTTCACCGAGCTGATGCGTAAACTGGGCGGGGATTTTTCCGATTGA
- a CDS encoding DUF1150 family protein — MTEQAFAIFGGGKIAYVKPIRSEDVHRLYPQAPELEPGMALFALHAADGTPIMVTDSREAAVANAMTHELETVSVH; from the coding sequence ATGACGGAGCAGGCCTTTGCAATTTTCGGTGGCGGCAAGATCGCCTACGTAAAGCCGATCCGCTCCGAAGACGTGCACAGGCTCTATCCGCAGGCGCCCGAGCTCGAGCCCGGCATGGCGCTGTTTGCGCTGCACGCCGCCGACGGCACGCCGATCATGGTGACCGACAGCCGCGAGGCAGCTGTCGCGAATGCGATGACGCACGAGCTGGAGACGGTCAGCGTCCACTGA
- a CDS encoding Hsp20 family protein: MSRVPSLSSPFLIGFEQIERALDRVAKAADGYPPYNIERLSADENNPERLRITLAVAGFTLEQLEVTVEEKELVIRGRQQDDKSRQYLHRGIAARQFQRTFVLADGMEVQKADLRNGLLSIDLARPEPARVIKTIQIAEHE, encoded by the coding sequence ATGTCCCGAGTACCGTCGTTGTCCAGTCCGTTTCTCATCGGCTTCGAGCAGATCGAGCGTGCGCTCGATCGCGTCGCCAAAGCGGCGGATGGCTACCCCCCATACAATATCGAACGGCTTTCTGCCGACGAAAATAATCCTGAGCGGCTGCGGATCACATTGGCCGTCGCGGGATTTACTCTTGAGCAGCTTGAGGTGACCGTCGAGGAGAAGGAGCTCGTGATCAGGGGCCGCCAGCAGGATGACAAAAGTCGTCAGTACCTGCACCGCGGCATTGCCGCCCGGCAATTCCAGCGCACGTTCGTGCTGGCGGACGGCATGGAAGTCCAGAAAGCCGACTTGAGAAACGGACTGCTTTCGATCGACTTGGCACGGCCGGAGCCGGCTCGTGTGATCAAGACGATCCAGATCGCAGAACACGAGTGA
- a CDS encoding TIGR02300 family protein, with product MAKPELGTKRLCASCGAKFYDLSKDPITCPKCGTVFEIVVPVTRGGRDAAAAAAAAAAASRAQAKEASEEAPENADVELVSLEDADAESEGKKGDAAAAEGDDDLEIEETEEAPFIEETEEGDDDVTDIIGEGREDEEET from the coding sequence GTGGCAAAACCCGAGCTCGGCACTAAGCGCCTCTGCGCTAGTTGCGGCGCCAAGTTCTACGATCTGAGCAAGGATCCGATCACCTGCCCGAAGTGCGGCACGGTGTTCGAGATCGTTGTTCCCGTGACGCGCGGTGGCCGTGATGCGGCCGCCGCGGCGGCCGCGGCCGCTGCTGCCTCGCGCGCGCAAGCCAAGGAAGCCTCCGAGGAGGCGCCGGAAAACGCCGACGTCGAGTTGGTCTCGCTCGAGGACGCGGATGCTGAGAGTGAGGGCAAGAAGGGCGACGCCGCTGCGGCGGAAGGCGACGACGATCTCGAGATCGAGGAGACCGAAGAGGCTCCGTTCATCGAAGAGACCGAAGAGGGCGACGACGACGTCACCGACATTATCGGCGAAGGCCGGGAGGACGAGGAAGAGACCTGA
- the rpoN gene encoding RNA polymerase factor sigma-54 — protein sequence MALSQRLQMRQSQALVMTPQLMQAIKLLQLSNLDLATYVEGELEKNPLLERAADDDGPGDNTREAGASETDFDGDSGAPTQTGAPADRIDESLETSRSAIEERLGTDLENEFPDDAGPTASRNSTDQPLTPSDWSNVGSGGREDSDYNLESFVSAELTLADHLAEQLALAITDPVRRMIGQFLIDMVDEAGYLAGDLASVSEKLGAPIAEVEAVLKVVQGFDPPGVCARNLTECLSIQLRERDRFDPAMQALVGRLDLLAKRDLAALRRICGVNDEDLADMIAEIRALNPKPGLAFGSTTVQPIVPDVYVRQGPDGNYIVELNSDTLPKVLVNQRYHAELTRSANNDSAKTYLAENLQSATWLMRALDQRAKTILKVSMEIVKQQDAFFTHGVQHLRPLNLKTIADAISMHESTVSRVTANKYIATSRGIFELKYFFTSAIAAANGGEAHSAEAVRHRIKQLIDAESADDVLSDDTIVEKLRSAGVDIARRTVAKYREAMRIPSSVQRRRDKLAVAT from the coding sequence ATGGCACTGTCGCAACGCCTGCAAATGCGCCAGAGCCAGGCGCTCGTGATGACGCCGCAGCTGATGCAAGCCATCAAGCTGCTGCAGCTCTCGAACCTGGACCTGGCTACCTACGTCGAGGGGGAGCTTGAAAAAAACCCCCTGCTCGAACGCGCCGCCGATGACGACGGGCCGGGCGACAACACCCGCGAGGCCGGCGCAAGCGAGACCGACTTCGATGGCGACAGCGGTGCCCCAACCCAGACAGGCGCCCCAGCCGACCGGATCGACGAAAGCCTAGAGACCAGCCGCAGCGCCATCGAGGAGCGGCTCGGCACCGATCTCGAAAACGAATTTCCTGACGACGCCGGGCCGACCGCTTCGCGCAACAGCACCGATCAGCCGCTGACGCCGTCGGACTGGTCTAACGTCGGCAGCGGCGGCCGCGAGGACAGCGACTACAATCTCGAATCCTTTGTCTCGGCCGAGCTGACACTGGCCGATCATCTCGCCGAACAGCTCGCCCTCGCGATCACCGATCCGGTGCGGCGCATGATCGGCCAGTTCCTGATCGATATGGTCGACGAGGCGGGTTATCTCGCAGGCGATCTCGCGTCGGTATCCGAGAAGCTCGGTGCGCCGATCGCGGAGGTCGAGGCGGTGCTGAAGGTGGTCCAGGGCTTCGACCCGCCGGGCGTGTGCGCGCGCAATCTCACCGAATGCCTGTCGATCCAACTGCGCGAGCGCGACCGCTTCGATCCTGCAATGCAGGCCCTCGTCGGCCGGCTCGATCTTCTGGCCAAGCGCGATCTCGCAGCGCTGCGCAGGATCTGTGGCGTCAACGACGAGGATCTCGCCGACATGATTGCCGAGATTCGCGCACTCAACCCGAAGCCCGGTCTCGCCTTCGGCTCGACCACCGTGCAGCCGATCGTGCCGGACGTCTACGTACGCCAGGGCCCTGACGGCAATTACATCGTCGAGCTCAATTCCGACACGCTGCCCAAGGTGCTGGTCAATCAGCGCTATCATGCCGAGCTGACCAGAAGCGCCAACAACGACAGCGCCAAGACTTATCTCGCAGAGAATCTGCAATCGGCCACGTGGCTGATGCGCGCACTCGATCAGCGCGCCAAGACCATCCTCAAGGTCTCGATGGAGATCGTGAAGCAACAGGATGCGTTCTTCACCCACGGCGTACAGCATCTGCGGCCGCTGAATTTGAAGACGATCGCCGACGCGATCAGCATGCACGAGTCGACGGTGTCGCGCGTTACCGCGAACAAGTACATCGCGACCAGCCGCGGCATCTTTGAATTGAAATATTTCTTCACCTCGGCGATCGCCGCGGCGAACGGCGGCGAGGCGCATTCGGCCGAAGCGGTCCGTCACAGGATCAAGCAGCTGATTGACGCGGAGAGCGCCGATGACGTGCTTTCCGACGACACCATCGTCGAGAAGTTGCGTTCGGCCGGCGTTGATATCGCCCGCCGCACTGTGGCGAAATATCGCGAAGCGATGCGGATCCCGTCGTCGGTGCAGCGCCGCCGTGACAAACTTGCAGTGGCGACATGA
- the ptsN gene encoding PTS IIA-like nitrogen regulatory protein PtsN, translating to MATTDLVSPNAIIPAMKVNGKKQALQEIAGKAAELTGQNEKAILEILLQREKLGSTGVGNGVAIPHGKLPKLGNVFGLFARLERPVDFEALDGQPVDLIFLLLAPEGAGADHLKALARVARLLRDPETARKLRASNGAEAIYAVLAMPSASAA from the coding sequence ATGGCGACCACCGATCTCGTTTCGCCGAACGCGATCATCCCGGCCATGAAGGTCAACGGGAAGAAGCAAGCGTTACAGGAGATCGCAGGCAAGGCAGCCGAGCTGACCGGGCAGAACGAGAAAGCCATTCTCGAAATCCTGCTCCAACGCGAGAAGCTCGGCTCGACGGGCGTCGGCAACGGCGTCGCCATTCCGCACGGCAAGCTGCCAAAGCTGGGCAATGTGTTTGGCTTGTTCGCGCGGCTGGAGCGGCCGGTGGACTTTGAAGCGCTCGATGGCCAGCCGGTCGATCTGATCTTTCTGCTGCTGGCGCCGGAAGGCGCCGGCGCCGATCATCTCAAGGCGCTGGCGCGCGTCGCGCGGCTCCTTCGCGATCCGGAGACCGCGCGCAAGCTTCGTGCTTCGAATGGGGCTGAGGCGATCTACGCCGTGCTGGCGATGCCGTCGGCAAGCGCCGCGTAG
- the hpf gene encoding ribosome hibernation-promoting factor, HPF/YfiA family has protein sequence MPFRVSGKNIEVGEALRERISARVLEALEKYFDGGFSGHVTVGKEAFGFQTECVVHLDSGIVLRADSMAADAYLSADQAAEKLEKRLRRYHSRLKDYHGNGRSNGAVLDETALTASDYTIAAPGQEDSDDVATFNPVIIAEQTTSLKQLSVSEAVTHLDMTGAPVMVFRHASHGRVNMVYRRADGNIGWIDPPAVPAGGH, from the coding sequence ATGCCCTTTCGCGTATCCGGAAAAAACATCGAAGTCGGCGAAGCCCTGCGTGAACGCATCAGCGCGCGCGTGCTCGAAGCGTTGGAGAAATATTTCGACGGCGGATTTTCCGGGCATGTGACCGTGGGAAAAGAAGCCTTCGGTTTTCAGACCGAATGTGTGGTGCATCTCGATTCCGGGATCGTGCTGCGTGCCGACTCGATGGCGGCCGATGCCTATCTCAGCGCCGATCAAGCGGCGGAGAAGCTGGAGAAGCGGCTGCGCCGGTACCACAGCCGCCTGAAGGACTATCACGGCAACGGCCGCAGCAACGGCGCTGTACTGGACGAAACCGCGCTGACTGCGTCCGACTACACCATCGCAGCACCGGGACAGGAGGACAGCGACGACGTCGCGACCTTCAACCCGGTGATCATCGCGGAGCAGACGACGTCGCTGAAGCAGCTCTCGGTCAGCGAGGCGGTGACACACCTCGACATGACAGGCGCGCCTGTCATGGTTTTTCGGCATGCCAGCCACGGCCGTGTGAACATGGTTTATCGCCGGGCCGACGGCAATATCGGCTGGATCGATCCTCCGGCGGTGCCCGCCGGGGGCCATTGA
- the lptC gene encoding LPS export ABC transporter periplasmic protein LptC: MPATIVVALSLTWLVSWLDPLKVMAKLPVDVGSMVISGTKITMAAPKLSGYTRDQRWYELNAAAAAQDITKPDFVELSQVRAKVEGQDKSTMFLSARDGTFDRKANVLTLNNDISLKSTTGYEIRLSEAVVDTASGEIVSNKPVEVQSQQGTITSERLEVLKSGEVVRFTGNVIMNLTAQPDDAKAAEKR; this comes from the coding sequence GTGCCGGCGACGATTGTGGTGGCGCTGAGCCTGACCTGGCTGGTGTCCTGGCTCGACCCTCTGAAGGTCATGGCCAAACTCCCGGTCGATGTCGGCTCGATGGTGATCTCCGGAACCAAGATCACCATGGCAGCGCCAAAGCTTTCCGGCTATACGCGCGACCAGCGCTGGTACGAGCTGAATGCGGCCGCCGCCGCGCAGGACATCACCAAGCCCGATTTCGTCGAACTCAGTCAGGTGCGCGCCAAGGTCGAGGGCCAGGACAAGAGCACGATGTTTCTTTCCGCCAGGGACGGCACGTTCGACCGCAAGGCCAATGTGCTGACGCTCAACAACGATATCTCGCTGAAATCGACGACCGGCTATGAGATCCGGCTGAGCGAGGCCGTGGTCGACACGGCAAGCGGCGAGATCGTCTCCAACAAGCCGGTCGAAGTGCAGTCGCAGCAAGGGACGATCACCTCCGAACGGCTCGAAGTGCTCAAATCCGGCGAGGTCGTCCGCTTCACTGGAAACGTGATCATGAATCTCACTGCACAGCCTGACGACGCAAAGGCTGCGGAGAAGCGATGA
- a CDS encoding amidohydrolase family protein: MKGKIGLEEHFAIEDTLMDSKGFFPEVTWVEVKDRIMDLHGRRLRLMDEFGMDMMILSLNAPAIQAITDPKKANEIARKANDYLAENVRKRPDRFQALAALPLQDPDLAARELERCVKELGMVGALANGFSQIGDPNTIAYLDEKQYWPFWDVCAKLDVPFYLHPRNPLPQDSRIYKGHPWLMGPIWAFGQETAVHALRLMGSGLFDKHPNLQIILGHMGESLTFSMWRVDNANAWIPDRNQYPAKKKIAEYFRNNFHITVSGNFHTQALLNAMLVIGSDRIMFSTDWPFENIDHAAVWFDAAPISEGDRLKIGRTNALKLFKLKG; encoded by the coding sequence ATGAAAGGCAAGATCGGTCTCGAGGAGCACTTTGCGATCGAAGACACCCTGATGGACTCCAAAGGATTCTTTCCGGAGGTGACCTGGGTCGAGGTGAAGGACCGCATCATGGACCTGCACGGGCGCAGGCTCCGTCTGATGGACGAGTTCGGCATGGACATGATGATCCTGTCGCTGAACGCGCCGGCGATCCAGGCGATCACCGATCCGAAGAAGGCCAACGAGATCGCGCGCAAGGCCAACGACTATCTGGCCGAGAACGTGCGCAAGCGGCCCGACCGGTTCCAGGCGCTGGCGGCGCTGCCGCTGCAGGATCCCGATCTCGCGGCGCGCGAGCTCGAGCGTTGCGTGAAGGAGCTCGGCATGGTCGGTGCGCTCGCCAACGGGTTTTCGCAGATCGGCGATCCGAACACGATCGCGTATCTGGACGAGAAGCAGTACTGGCCGTTCTGGGACGTGTGCGCCAAGCTCGACGTGCCGTTCTATCTGCACCCGCGCAATCCGCTGCCGCAGGACTCCCGCATCTACAAGGGCCATCCGTGGTTGATGGGGCCGATCTGGGCGTTCGGCCAGGAGACCGCGGTGCATGCGCTTCGGCTGATGGGCTCGGGGCTGTTCGACAAACACCCGAACCTGCAGATCATCCTCGGCCACATGGGCGAGAGCCTGACCTTCAGCATGTGGCGCGTCGACAACGCCAATGCGTGGATCCCGGACCGCAACCAGTATCCGGCTAAGAAAAAGATCGCCGAGTATTTCCGCAACAATTTCCACATCACGGTGTCGGGCAACTTCCACACGCAGGCGCTGCTCAACGCCATGCTGGTGATCGGCTCCGACCGCATCATGTTCTCGACCGACTGGCCGTTCGAGAACATCGATCACGCTGCGGTGTGGTTCGATGCCGCGCCGATCAGCGAGGGCGACCGGCTCAAGATCGGCCGCACCAACGCCTTGAAATTGTTCAAACTTAAAGGCTGA
- the lptB gene encoding LPS export ABC transporter ATP-binding protein, translated as MNLASMGGPIGGGDGDWMPRSGERMQQRPQPAAASPQQPQAQAPSYDDDAPHAASYSQPEPQHYDYADAEPQERVQVPPQVQPRAQPQPKPQPQAYAQHAEPNVPQRAPLNGGGLRQAQPQQPRTVHQGYLAAHAVEKTFGNRKVVKGASLYVRRGEAVGLLGPNGAGKTTIFYMITGLIAADKGRVELDGHDVTALPMYQRARLGIGYLPQEASIFRGLNVEENIRAVLEVVEPDKKRRERDLDALLDEFNITKLRKTPSIALSGGERRRCEIARALASRPNYMLLDEPFAGIDPIAVGDIQALVRHLTNRGIGVLITDHNVRETLGLTDRAYIIYSGEVLMEGRTDDIVNNPEVRRLYLGEEFRL; from the coding sequence ATGAATCTCGCATCGATGGGCGGACCGATCGGCGGCGGCGACGGCGACTGGATGCCGCGCAGCGGCGAACGCATGCAGCAGCGTCCGCAACCCGCCGCTGCCTCCCCGCAGCAGCCCCAAGCGCAAGCTCCGTCGTACGACGACGATGCTCCGCACGCGGCATCTTACTCACAGCCAGAGCCGCAGCATTACGACTACGCTGACGCCGAGCCTCAGGAGCGTGTGCAGGTCCCACCACAGGTCCAGCCTCGGGCTCAACCTCAACCAAAACCACAGCCCCAAGCTTACGCGCAACACGCCGAGCCGAACGTGCCGCAACGCGCGCCGCTCAACGGCGGAGGATTGCGGCAGGCTCAACCGCAGCAACCGCGCACCGTGCACCAGGGCTATCTCGCGGCTCATGCCGTCGAAAAAACATTCGGCAATCGCAAGGTGGTGAAGGGCGCGAGCCTCTATGTCCGGCGCGGCGAAGCGGTCGGATTGCTCGGCCCCAACGGCGCCGGCAAGACCACGATCTTCTACATGATCACCGGGCTGATCGCGGCCGACAAAGGCCGCGTCGAGCTCGACGGACACGACGTCACGGCGCTCCCGATGTATCAGCGCGCCCGCCTCGGCATCGGCTATCTGCCGCAGGAAGCGTCGATCTTCCGCGGCCTCAATGTCGAAGAGAACATCCGCGCCGTGCTCGAAGTGGTAGAGCCCGACAAGAAAAGGCGCGAACGCGATCTCGACGCGCTGCTCGACGAGTTCAACATCACCAAGCTTCGCAAAACACCGTCGATCGCGCTGTCAGGCGGCGAGCGCCGGCGTTGCGAGATCGCACGCGCGCTGGCGTCACGGCCGAACTACATGCTGCTCGACGAGCCGTTCGCCGGCATTGACCCGATCGCCGTCGGCGACATTCAAGCGCTGGTGCGCCATCTCACCAACCGCGGCATCGGGGTGTTGATCACCGACCACAACGTTCGCGAAACGCTTGGTCTCACCGACCGGGCGTATATCATCTACTCGGGTGAGGTCCTGATGGAGGGCCGCACCGACGATATCGTGAACAACCCGGAGGTCCGGCGCCTTTACCTGGGCGAGGAGTTCCGGCTCTAG
- a CDS encoding enolase C-terminal domain-like protein, which translates to MSDSPALTIRSIASVGVEVPMNFALGTSRGRITKAPLLLIDVTTAEGITGRAYLWSYFPRAMVAIASILQEIEERTNGERVDPAVLWPKLAERFALIGVQGVVRMAMAGFDIACWDALSTAAGVPLVKFLGGEPRHVLAYNSCGLGLMPTDALADEAETLLANGFRAIKLRLGYPTLDEDLAAVHAVKKRIPESVALMVDYNQALGSDEALKRGRALDRESIAWLEEPMRHDDYAGAAMLKSELAVPIQIGENFSLPSGMQTALDANCCDLVMPDLERIGGITGWRAAAKLAATRGIKMSSHLYPETSAHLLAAVTPTAHYLEYVDWADKIVQEPLKIVDGHAVVPDRPGTGVVWDKAAVERYRV; encoded by the coding sequence ATGTCCGATTCGCCTGCATTGACCATCCGCTCGATCGCCAGCGTCGGTGTCGAGGTGCCGATGAATTTCGCACTCGGCACGAGCCGCGGCCGCATCACCAAAGCGCCGCTGCTGCTGATCGATGTGACCACCGCCGAGGGCATCACGGGGCGGGCCTATCTCTGGTCTTATTTCCCGCGCGCCATGGTGGCGATCGCGAGCATCCTCCAGGAAATCGAGGAGCGCACCAACGGTGAGCGTGTCGATCCCGCGGTGCTCTGGCCAAAGCTCGCTGAACGCTTCGCGCTGATCGGCGTGCAGGGCGTGGTCCGCATGGCGATGGCGGGATTCGACATCGCGTGCTGGGACGCGCTCTCGACGGCGGCCGGCGTGCCATTGGTAAAGTTTCTGGGTGGCGAGCCGCGGCACGTCCTGGCGTACAACTCATGCGGGCTCGGCTTGATGCCGACCGACGCACTCGCCGACGAGGCCGAGACGCTGCTCGCGAACGGCTTCCGCGCCATCAAGCTTCGCCTCGGCTATCCGACGCTCGACGAGGATCTCGCAGCCGTCCACGCGGTGAAGAAACGCATCCCGGAGAGCGTCGCGCTGATGGTCGATTACAATCAGGCGCTCGGCAGCGACGAAGCGCTGAAGCGCGGCCGCGCGCTTGACCGCGAGAGCATCGCCTGGCTCGAAGAGCCGATGCGTCACGACGATTATGCAGGCGCCGCGATGCTCAAGAGTGAGCTGGCCGTGCCGATTCAGATCGGCGAGAATTTTTCGCTCCCGTCCGGAATGCAGACCGCGCTCGACGCCAACTGCTGCGATCTCGTGATGCCCGATCTCGAGCGGATCGGCGGCATCACGGGATGGCGCGCCGCCGCCAAGCTCGCAGCGACGCGCGGGATCAAGATGTCATCGCACCTCTATCCGGAGACGAGCGCACATCTGCTCGCCGCCGTGACGCCGACCGCGCACTATCTCGAATATGTCGACTGGGCCGACAAGATCGTGCAGGAGCCGCTCAAGATCGTCGACGGCCACGCCGTCGTTCCCGACCGGCCTGGCACCGGTGTCGTCTGGGACAAAGCGGCGGTGGAGCGCTATCGGGTTTGA